The following coding sequences lie in one Myxococcus xanthus genomic window:
- a CDS encoding lipocalin-like domain-containing protein translates to MSNGRGLVVGTVVVLVGLAAAVVAITREQPLPALRQGGTLTVASAMSGSTEGYARAKEPRDFHFPEDHGPHPEYRTEWWYWTGNLETEDGRAFGYQFTLFRNALAPEAAPRDSAWGASQVYMGHFAVTDVASGGFHASERFSRVALGLSGATSQPFKVWLEDWEAASAGPSTWPMRLRARTDAVTLELLLEPGKPPVLQGDRGLSQKSAERGNASYYYSMTRMPSRGTVRVDGRTYAVKGHSWMDREWSTSALGATQVGWDWFSLQLSDGSELMYYQLRHRDGSPDAFSTGLWVPPEGTGEAVHVGRDDMKLTVLDTWKSPHSGGEYPSRWRMQVDSLGLDLTVTPRLADQELPVSVLYWEGTVGLEGTRAGQPLTGRGYVELTGYADTQGPRRRESQARGAPDAQTTQNIR, encoded by the coding sequence TGGTGTTGGTGGGACTGGCTGCGGCGGTGGTGGCCATCACCCGCGAGCAACCACTGCCCGCGCTGCGCCAGGGCGGCACGCTGACCGTGGCCAGCGCCATGAGCGGCAGCACGGAGGGCTACGCGCGCGCGAAGGAACCTCGGGACTTCCACTTCCCCGAGGACCACGGCCCGCATCCGGAGTACCGCACGGAGTGGTGGTACTGGACAGGCAACCTGGAGACGGAGGACGGGCGCGCCTTCGGCTACCAGTTCACCCTGTTCCGCAACGCGCTGGCCCCCGAGGCCGCGCCGCGTGACTCCGCCTGGGGCGCCAGCCAGGTCTACATGGGGCACTTCGCGGTGACGGACGTGGCCAGCGGCGGATTCCACGCCTCGGAGCGCTTCAGCCGCGTGGCGCTGGGACTGTCCGGCGCCACCTCGCAACCCTTCAAGGTGTGGCTGGAGGACTGGGAGGCGGCCAGCGCGGGCCCGTCCACCTGGCCCATGCGGCTGCGCGCGCGGACGGACGCGGTGACACTGGAGCTGCTCCTGGAGCCGGGCAAACCACCGGTGCTCCAGGGCGACCGGGGCCTGAGCCAGAAGAGCGCGGAGCGCGGCAACGCGTCCTACTACTACTCCATGACGCGCATGCCCTCGCGCGGCACGGTGCGGGTGGACGGGCGCACGTACGCGGTGAAGGGCCATAGCTGGATGGACCGCGAGTGGAGCACCAGCGCGCTCGGCGCGACCCAGGTGGGCTGGGATTGGTTCTCGCTCCAGCTCTCCGATGGCAGCGAGCTGATGTACTACCAGCTCCGTCACCGGGACGGCTCGCCGGACGCGTTCAGCACCGGCCTGTGGGTGCCCCCCGAAGGCACGGGTGAAGCGGTGCACGTCGGCCGCGACGACATGAAGCTCACGGTGCTGGACACCTGGAAGAGCCCACACAGTGGCGGTGAGTACCCGTCACGCTGGCGCATGCAGGTGGATTCGCTGGGCCTGGACCTCACCGTGACACCGCGCCTGGCGGACCAGGAGCTCCCCGTCAGCGTGCTGTACTGGGAAGGCACGGTAGGGCTGGAGGGGACGCGCGCGGGCCAGCCCCTCACGGGGCGCGGGTATGTGGAGCTGACGGGCTACGCGGACACGCAGGGGCCTCGACGCAGGGAGTCCCAGGCGCGAGGCGCGCCGGATGCGCAAACCACGCAGAACATCCGGTAG